In a single window of the Bactrocera dorsalis isolate Fly_Bdor chromosome 2, ASM2337382v1, whole genome shotgun sequence genome:
- the LOC105225797 gene encoding uncharacterized protein LOC105225797 has protein sequence MSVSSRFAFTLLLLIRVLLLSASEHVEIISEGESNNETNGEHFGPNAKDILHNVIPQRVANSLPTYDKALAYNGTTKDNAIPHSDEYLERNQRLCFEKRSFLSCIKYRASKIVWMLATNKLGYFPNEYSRALVGDQRRVRVIQLGEPADIMVFHDARSLQGDSEFVSIAKFLKRAAETFSRNHAVQVKLSSETGARIVDSEIDGRSRHDRKRRKWLVILPLIILLKIAHLKMSVVTLLLGVLGVNVLLVGGMGWLIHYLKFKTLCKIHPHLVQSHSHVYDSDPADYSSFIGSSFPGSYYSGAGGGIHEVGGKDWATSKAYNGGNYLDTISKRLK, from the exons ATGTCCGTGTCATCTAGATTTGCctttacattgttgttgttaatacgAGTACTTCTGCTCAGTGCCAGTGAGCATGTGGAAATAATATCTGAAGGTGAATCAAACAATGAAACCAACGGTGAACATTTTGGTCCAAATGCAAAGGATATATTGCATAATGTTATACCCCAGAGAGTGGCCAATTCATTGCCTACCTATGATAAGGCTTTGGCTTACAATGGGACCACAAAAGACAACGCAATACCGCACAGTGATGAATACCTGGAACGTAATCAGCGCCTTTGTTTCGAGAAACGAAGCTTTCTTTCCTGTATTAAATACAGAGCTTCGAAAATAGTTTGGATGTTGGCTACCAACAAGCTTGGCTACTTCCCCAATGAGTACAGTCGTGCATTGGTGGGGGATCAACGTCGCGTACGCGTCATACAGCTGGGGGAACCGGCTGATATCATGGTTTTCCACGATGCCCGGAGTTTACAAG GTGATAGTGAGTTTGTGAGCATAGCGAAGTTTCTCAAACGTGCAGCCGAGACCTTTAGCCGTAATCATGCCGTACAAGTGAAATTATCCAGCGAAACAGGTGCGCGCATCGTGGACTCCGAAATTG ATGGGCGTTCACGCCATGACCGCAAGCGCCGCAAGTGGCTCGTCATACTGCCACTCATCATTCTGTTGAAAATCGCCCACCTCAAAATGAGCGTTGTGACTTTGCTGCTAGGCGTTCTTGGGGTGAATGTGCTGTTGGTGGGCGGCATGGGCTGGTTGATACACTATCTAAAATTCAAGACATTGTGTAAAATACATCCGCATTTGGTGCAATCGCATTCGCATGTCTACGACTCCGATCCGGCTG ATTATTCCTCATTCATTGGCAGTAGCTTTCCTGGCTCCTATTATAGCGGCGCTGGTGGCGGTATTCATGAAGTTGGCGGAAAAGATTGGGCCACAAGTAAGGCGTACAATGGCGGCAATTATTTGGACACCATCAGTAAGCGGCTGAAATAG